In one Massilia endophytica genomic region, the following are encoded:
- a CDS encoding GntR family transcriptional regulator, whose product MNPVPPNNTSAGAASGAPAAASSGASAPSPTFSPLYQQIKALITQSLQSGEWKPGEMIPSEVELANRYKVSQGTVRKAIDELAAENLVMRRQGKGTFVATHHEARAHIRFLRLRPDEGQPSYPASTFIEVKRLRAPADVARLLDLKSGDAVIYIKRVQSFDAVPTIVEELWLPGAIFKGLTAERLSEYKGPMYGLFESEFGTRMIRAEEKVKAVCAGAEDAGLLKVEPGTPLLSAERVSFTYGDKPVELRRGLYLTDRHHYQNDLN is encoded by the coding sequence ATGAACCCGGTCCCGCCCAACAATACCAGTGCAGGTGCAGCCTCGGGCGCGCCCGCTGCGGCGAGCTCCGGAGCGTCCGCGCCGTCCCCCACCTTTTCTCCGCTGTACCAGCAGATCAAGGCCCTCATCACCCAGAGCCTGCAGTCGGGCGAGTGGAAGCCGGGCGAGATGATCCCCAGCGAAGTGGAGCTGGCCAACCGCTACAAGGTGAGCCAGGGCACGGTGCGCAAGGCCATCGACGAGCTGGCCGCCGAGAATCTCGTGATGCGGCGCCAGGGCAAGGGCACCTTCGTGGCCACCCACCACGAGGCGCGCGCCCATATCCGCTTCCTGCGCCTGCGCCCGGACGAGGGCCAGCCCAGCTACCCCGCCTCCACCTTCATCGAAGTCAAGCGCCTGCGCGCGCCCGCCGACGTGGCGCGCCTGCTGGACCTGAAATCGGGCGACGCCGTCATCTACATCAAGCGCGTGCAGTCCTTCGACGCCGTGCCCACCATCGTGGAAGAACTCTGGCTGCCTGGCGCCATCTTCAAGGGCCTGACGGCGGAGCGCCTGTCCGAATATAAGGGGCCGATGTACGGCCTGTTCGAATCCGAATTCGGCACCCGCATGATCCGCGCAGAGGAAAAGGTGAAAGCCGTTTGTGCAGGTGCGGAAGACGCGGGCCTGCTCAAGGTGGAACCGGGCACGCCCCTGCTCAGCGCCGAGCGCGTGTCTTTCACCTACGGCGACAAGCCGGTCGAGCTGCGCCGCGGCCTGTATTTGACGGACCGCCACCACTACCAGAACGACCTGAATTAG
- a CDS encoding malate dehydrogenase, with translation MAKTPMRVAVTGAAGQIGYSLLFRIANGDMLGKDQPVILQLLEIPDEKAQKALKGVMMEIDDCAFPLLAGMTAHSDPMTAFKDADVALLVGARPRGPGMERKDLLEANAQIFTVQGKALDAVASRNVKVLVVGNPANTNAYIAMKSAPSLPARNFTAMLRLDHNRALSQVAAKTGKAVKDIEKLTVWGNHSPTMYADYRFATVEGKSVKDMINDQEWNANVFLPTVGKRGAAIIEARGLSSAASAANAAIDHVRDWVLGTNGKWTTMGVPSDGSYGIPEGIMFGFPVTTENGEYKIVQGLEIDAFSQERINITLKELTEEREGVKHLLP, from the coding sequence ATGGCTAAAACCCCAATGCGTGTTGCCGTCACCGGCGCCGCCGGCCAGATCGGCTATTCCCTGCTGTTCCGCATCGCCAACGGCGACATGCTGGGCAAAGATCAGCCAGTCATCCTGCAACTGCTGGAAATCCCTGACGAGAAAGCCCAGAAAGCGCTGAAAGGCGTGATGATGGAAATCGACGACTGCGCCTTCCCGCTGCTGGCCGGCATGACCGCCCACTCCGACCCGATGACCGCCTTCAAGGACGCCGACGTGGCCCTGCTGGTGGGCGCCCGTCCGCGCGGCCCGGGCATGGAGCGCAAGGACCTGCTGGAAGCGAACGCCCAGATCTTCACCGTGCAGGGCAAGGCGCTGGACGCCGTCGCCTCGCGCAACGTGAAGGTGCTGGTGGTGGGCAACCCTGCCAACACCAACGCCTACATCGCCATGAAGTCGGCCCCTTCCCTGCCGGCCAGGAACTTCACCGCCATGCTGCGCCTGGACCACAACCGCGCCCTGTCGCAGGTTGCCGCCAAGACCGGCAAGGCCGTCAAGGACATCGAGAAGCTGACCGTGTGGGGCAACCACTCCCCGACCATGTACGCCGACTACCGCTTCGCCACCGTGGAAGGCAAGTCGGTCAAGGACATGATCAACGACCAGGAATGGAACGCCAACGTGTTCCTGCCGACCGTGGGCAAGCGCGGCGCCGCGATCATCGAAGCGCGCGGCCTGTCCTCGGCTGCTTCGGCTGCCAACGCCGCCATCGACCACGTGCGCGACTGGGTGCTGGGCACCAACGGCAAGTGGACCACCATGGGCGTGCCGTCCGACGGCTCCTACGGCATCCCTGAAGGCATCATGTTCGGCTTCCCGGTCACCACCGAGAACGGCGAATACAAGATCGTGCAGGGCCTGGAAATCGACGCCTTCTCGCAAGAGCGCATCAACATCACGCTCAAGGAACTGACCGAAGAGCGCGAAGGCGTGAAGCACCTGCTGCCGTAA
- a CDS encoding HpcH/HpaI aldolase/citrate lyase family protein, with protein sequence MHPSEVLFQGKRQPHLLPACDHYAGSEKLMRKSMALQQELGPVFDITFDCEDGAAAGNEEAHAQLVAQLLLDEANQHGRIGARVHDLHSPHFERDVEIIVGAAAHKLAYIVLPKPENAQEVMRAIDIVNKHAAKAGRADLPLHVLIETHGALREAFEIAALPQVECLSFGIMDFVSAHHGAIPANAMRTPGQFAHPLVVRAKLEIAAACHAHGKTPSHNVTTEIKDSAVVATDAQRAAAEFGYTRMWSIHPSQIKPIVKAFTPRASEVNEAAAILHEAEKAQWGPISMHGRLHDRASYRYYWTVLQRARLAGLPLPEAGAALMNEQGAS encoded by the coding sequence ATGCACCCATCCGAGGTTTTATTCCAGGGCAAACGCCAGCCGCATCTGCTGCCGGCCTGCGACCATTACGCAGGTTCCGAAAAGCTGATGCGCAAGTCGATGGCCTTGCAACAAGAGCTTGGCCCTGTCTTTGACATCACCTTCGATTGCGAGGACGGCGCCGCCGCCGGCAACGAAGAAGCGCACGCCCAGCTGGTGGCCCAGCTGCTGCTGGACGAAGCGAACCAGCACGGCCGCATCGGCGCCCGCGTGCACGACCTGCACAGCCCCCATTTCGAGCGCGACGTGGAAATCATCGTCGGCGCCGCCGCGCACAAGCTGGCCTATATCGTGCTGCCCAAGCCCGAAAACGCGCAGGAAGTGATGCGCGCCATCGATATCGTCAACAAGCACGCGGCCAAGGCGGGCCGCGCCGACCTGCCCCTGCACGTGCTGATCGAAACTCACGGCGCCCTGCGCGAAGCGTTCGAGATCGCCGCCCTGCCCCAGGTCGAATGCCTGTCCTTCGGCATCATGGATTTCGTGTCCGCCCACCACGGCGCCATTCCGGCCAATGCCATGCGCACGCCGGGCCAGTTCGCGCACCCGCTGGTGGTGCGCGCCAAGCTGGAGATCGCAGCGGCCTGCCACGCCCACGGCAAAACGCCGTCGCACAACGTGACCACCGAGATCAAGGACAGCGCCGTCGTGGCCACGGACGCCCAGCGCGCGGCCGCCGAATTCGGCTACACGCGCATGTGGAGCATCCATCCCAGCCAGATCAAGCCCATCGTGAAGGCTTTCACGCCGCGCGCCTCGGAAGTGAACGAGGCCGCCGCCATCCTGCATGAGGCGGAGAAGGCGCAGTGGGGCCCGATCAGCATGCACGGCCGCCTGCACGACCGCGCCAGCTACCGCTATTACTGGACCGTGCTGCAGCGCGCCCGCCTCGCAGGCCTGCCGCTGCCGGAAGCGGGAGCGGCGCTGATGAACGAACAAGGAGCATCGTAA
- the acnA gene encoding aconitate hydratase AcnA, with protein sequence MSRNTLNTLKEFPISGSKKGKFYSLPALEKALGAKVSRLPVSIRVVLESVLRNCDGKKVTEEHVRQLANWGATADRVDEIPFVVARVVLQDFTGVPLLADLAAMRNVASKMGVNPKKIEPLVPVDLVVDHSVTIDHFREPKALDLNMKLEFSRNNERYQFMKWGMQAFDTFGVVPPGFGIVHQVNLEYLARGVHNADGVYYPDSLVGTDSHTTMINGIGVVGWGVGGIEAEAGMLGQPVYFLTPDVIGVNLTGALREGCTATDLVLTITEMLRKEKVVGKFVEFFGEGTESLTVTDRATIANMAPEYGATMGFFPVDDATIEYFEGTGRTRAEIDAFAGYFKAQGMYGVPKAGQIDYTRELHLDLSTVTPSLAGPKRPQDRIEIGNVKATFTDLFSKPTTANGFNKNPEDLTTVYETSNGVHVKNGDVLIAAITSCTNTSNPSVLLAAGLLAKKAVEAGLTVAPHIKTSLAPGSRVVTEYLTAAGLLPYLEKLGFGVTAYGCTTCIGNAGDLTPELNATITSNDIVAAAVLSGNRNFEARIHPNIRSNFLASPPLVVAYAIAGNVTRDLMTEPVGKGTGGKDVYLGDIWPTSAEINKLMKFAMNSKVFKENYADVKGAPGKLWEAVSSTEGQVYNWPESTYIAEPPFFEGFQMKPAAAAAGITGARALGVFGDSITTDHISPAGSIKEDGPAGKWLKENGVMKADFNSYGSRRGNHEIMMRGTFANVRIKNKMIPPKADGSAVEGGITIHQPSGEQLSIYDAAMKYVAEGTPTMIFGGEEYGTGSSRDWAAKGTQLLGVKAVICRSFERIHRSNLVGMGVLPLQFIGNDSVETLGITGKEIYDLKGLEGEIKPQQLATLVIHREDGSSQEVKVLLRIDTPIEVDYYKHGGILPFVLRQLLAA encoded by the coding sequence ATGTCCCGCAACACACTGAATACGCTCAAGGAATTCCCTATTTCCGGCAGCAAGAAAGGTAAGTTCTACTCCCTGCCTGCGCTGGAAAAAGCCCTGGGCGCCAAAGTCTCCCGCCTGCCGGTGTCGATCCGCGTCGTGCTGGAATCCGTGCTGCGCAACTGCGACGGCAAGAAGGTCACGGAAGAGCACGTGCGCCAGCTGGCGAACTGGGGCGCGACCGCCGACCGCGTCGACGAGATTCCATTCGTCGTGGCCCGCGTGGTGCTGCAGGACTTCACCGGCGTTCCGCTGCTGGCCGACCTGGCCGCCATGCGTAACGTGGCCTCCAAGATGGGCGTGAACCCGAAGAAGATCGAGCCGCTGGTTCCGGTGGACCTGGTGGTGGACCACTCCGTGACCATCGACCACTTCCGCGAGCCCAAGGCCCTGGACCTGAACATGAAGCTGGAATTCTCGCGCAACAACGAACGCTACCAGTTCATGAAGTGGGGCATGCAGGCCTTCGACACCTTCGGCGTCGTGCCTCCGGGCTTCGGCATCGTTCACCAGGTGAACCTGGAATACCTGGCGCGCGGCGTGCACAATGCCGACGGCGTGTACTACCCTGACTCGCTGGTGGGCACCGACTCGCACACCACCATGATCAACGGTATCGGCGTGGTGGGCTGGGGCGTGGGCGGCATCGAGGCGGAAGCGGGCATGCTGGGCCAGCCTGTGTACTTCCTGACCCCGGACGTGATCGGCGTGAACCTGACCGGCGCCCTGCGCGAAGGCTGCACCGCCACCGACCTGGTGCTGACCATCACCGAGATGCTGCGTAAAGAGAAAGTGGTGGGCAAGTTCGTCGAGTTCTTCGGCGAAGGCACCGAGTCCCTGACCGTGACCGACCGCGCCACCATCGCCAACATGGCGCCGGAATACGGCGCGACCATGGGCTTCTTCCCCGTGGACGACGCCACCATCGAGTACTTCGAAGGCACCGGCCGCACCCGCGCCGAGATCGACGCCTTCGCAGGCTACTTCAAGGCCCAGGGCATGTACGGCGTGCCGAAGGCCGGCCAGATCGACTACACCCGCGAACTGCACCTGGACCTGTCCACCGTGACCCCGTCGCTGGCTGGCCCGAAGCGTCCGCAGGACCGTATCGAGATCGGCAACGTGAAGGCCACCTTCACCGACCTGTTCTCCAAGCCGACCACCGCCAATGGCTTCAACAAGAACCCTGAAGACCTGACCACCGTGTACGAAACCAGCAATGGCGTGCACGTGAAGAACGGCGACGTGCTGATCGCGGCGATCACTTCCTGCACCAACACCTCGAACCCGAGCGTGCTGCTGGCCGCGGGCCTGCTGGCCAAGAAGGCCGTGGAAGCCGGCCTGACCGTCGCCCCGCACATCAAGACCTCGCTGGCCCCCGGCTCGCGCGTGGTGACCGAGTACCTGACCGCCGCCGGCCTGCTGCCCTACCTGGAAAAGCTGGGCTTCGGCGTGACCGCCTACGGCTGCACCACCTGCATCGGCAACGCGGGCGACCTGACGCCGGAACTGAACGCCACCATCACCAGCAACGACATCGTGGCTGCTGCGGTGCTGTCCGGTAACCGCAACTTCGAGGCGCGCATCCACCCGAACATCCGTTCGAACTTCCTGGCTTCGCCGCCGCTGGTGGTGGCCTACGCCATCGCCGGCAACGTGACCCGCGACCTGATGACCGAGCCGGTTGGCAAGGGCACGGGCGGCAAGGACGTCTACCTGGGCGACATCTGGCCGACCTCCGCCGAGATCAACAAGCTGATGAAGTTCGCCATGAACTCCAAGGTCTTCAAGGAGAACTACGCCGACGTGAAGGGCGCTCCGGGCAAGCTGTGGGAAGCCGTGTCCTCGACCGAGGGCCAGGTGTACAACTGGCCTGAGTCCACCTACATCGCCGAGCCTCCATTCTTCGAAGGCTTCCAGATGAAACCTGCGGCCGCCGCAGCGGGCATCACCGGCGCGCGCGCGCTGGGCGTGTTCGGCGACTCCATCACCACCGACCACATCTCCCCGGCAGGCTCGATCAAGGAAGACGGCCCGGCAGGCAAGTGGCTGAAGGAAAACGGCGTGATGAAGGCCGACTTCAACTCCTACGGCTCGCGCCGCGGCAACCACGAGATCATGATGCGCGGCACCTTCGCCAACGTGCGTATCAAGAACAAGATGATCCCGCCGAAGGCCGACGGTTCCGCAGTCGAAGGCGGCATCACCATCCACCAGCCGAGCGGCGAACAGCTGTCGATCTACGACGCGGCAATGAAGTATGTGGCGGAAGGCACCCCGACCATGATCTTCGGCGGCGAAGAATACGGCACCGGCTCCTCGCGCGACTGGGCGGCCAAGGGCACCCAGCTGCTGGGCGTGAAGGCCGTGATCTGCCGTTCCTTCGAGCGTATCCACCGTTCCAACCTGGTGGGCATGGGCGTGCTGCCGCTGCAGTTCATCGGCAACGACAGCGTCGAGACCCTGGGCATCACCGGCAAGGAGATCTATGACCTGAAGGGCCTGGAAGGCGAGATCAAGCCCCAGCAGCTGGCAACGCTGGTGATCCACCGCGAAGACGGCTCCAGCCAGGAAGTGAAGGTCCTGCTGCGCATCGATACCCCGATCGAAGTGGACTACTACAAGCACGGCGGCATCCTGCCATTCGTGCTGCGCCAACTGCTGGCAGCTTAA
- a CDS encoding DUF2863 family protein produces the protein MRRPSKDSSHKLSADSQRLLTLAQAVGQASSRIEERNWERALDNQLHKLLKTGHQDTVDGALNALFSLDLNAYDILMDSVEAVSESATIVHEDAEYDVLLVAAPILAWTRFSIASGPIPADVLNTLSAHFSAHLLADNTHMAMSSMLFSIDQLPRTHAEAYSKTHKLALAALKGAAVKTEVKIQETAPFLADTRYLVAAVVAPAGEAMFRWQMPGAHLHQAEERRLALEQWRTQAMPTVARLLPGCGIELLLPEAYYMACREADKQIRPISIRAAVHYLTHSLAWEPSDLRAVIAGFGEENADGQIDEYRVAFTRRAESDVIYGVVWPLYGQEDEEGTPPEGPLAGGLAELLQPRTPVEEIVEHLNAAGVTIVKKLGERYVAEYCDDCGAPLFADPSGELVHAEMPEDAPTGTEHFH, from the coding sequence ATGCGTCGCCCATCCAAAGATTCATCCCATAAGTTGTCCGCCGACAGCCAGCGCCTTCTCACCCTTGCCCAGGCCGTGGGCCAGGCGTCCAGCCGCATTGAAGAGCGCAACTGGGAGCGTGCGCTCGACAACCAGCTGCACAAGCTGCTCAAGACCGGCCACCAGGACACCGTCGACGGCGCCCTGAACGCCCTCTTCAGCCTGGACCTGAACGCCTACGACATCCTCATGGACAGCGTGGAAGCGGTCAGCGAGTCCGCCACCATCGTGCATGAGGACGCCGAATACGACGTGCTGCTGGTCGCCGCCCCCATCCTGGCCTGGACCCGCTTCTCGATCGCCTCGGGACCGATTCCGGCCGATGTGCTGAACACCCTGTCCGCCCACTTCTCGGCGCATCTGCTGGCCGACAACACGCATATGGCGATGTCGTCCATGCTGTTCTCCATCGACCAGCTGCCGCGCACCCATGCCGAGGCCTACAGCAAGACCCACAAGCTGGCCCTGGCCGCGCTGAAGGGCGCGGCCGTGAAGACGGAAGTGAAGATCCAGGAAACCGCTCCCTTCCTGGCCGACACGCGCTACCTGGTGGCCGCCGTGGTCGCCCCGGCAGGCGAAGCGATGTTCCGCTGGCAGATGCCGGGCGCCCACCTGCACCAGGCCGAGGAACGCCGCCTGGCGCTGGAACAGTGGCGCACCCAGGCCATGCCCACCGTGGCGCGCCTGCTGCCCGGCTGCGGCATCGAACTGCTGCTGCCGGAGGCCTACTACATGGCCTGCCGCGAGGCGGACAAGCAGATCCGCCCCATCTCGATCCGCGCCGCCGTGCACTACCTCACGCATTCCCTGGCCTGGGAGCCCTCCGACCTGCGCGCCGTGATTGCGGGCTTCGGCGAGGAGAACGCGGACGGCCAGATCGACGAATACCGCGTGGCCTTCACCCGCCGCGCCGAGTCGGACGTGATCTATGGCGTCGTGTGGCCACTCTACGGCCAGGAAGACGAGGAAGGCACGCCGCCCGAAGGCCCGCTGGCAGGCGGCCTGGCCGAGCTGCTGCAGCCGCGCACGCCGGTCGAGGAAATTGTCGAGCACTTGAATGCCGCAGGCGTGACCATCGTGAAGAAGCTGGGCGAACGCTATGTGGCCGAGTATTGCGACGACTGCGGCGCCCCTCTCTTCGCCGACCCGTCAGGCGAGCTGGTCCACGCCGAAATGCCGGAAGACGCCCCAACAGGCACCGAGCACTTCCACTAA
- a CDS encoding CYTH domain-containing protein: protein MGVEIERKFLVAHDGWLRQGEPVLLRQGYLSSHPERVVRVRIEGERAVMTIKSKAVGVSRGEWEYELPMADAAEFLDRLCEQPIIEKYRRRIPYGGFVWEVDEFLGANAGLVVAEIELPSEEQAFEKPDWVGEEVTHDVRYLNSNLIKHPYSRW, encoded by the coding sequence ATGGGCGTCGAGATCGAACGCAAGTTCCTGGTGGCTCACGACGGCTGGCTGCGCCAGGGCGAGCCGGTACTGCTGCGCCAGGGCTACCTGTCCTCGCATCCGGAGCGCGTGGTGCGCGTGCGGATCGAGGGCGAGCGCGCGGTCATGACGATCAAGAGCAAGGCGGTGGGCGTCAGCCGGGGCGAGTGGGAATACGAGCTGCCGATGGCGGACGCCGCCGAGTTCCTTGACAGGCTGTGCGAGCAGCCCATCATCGAGAAATACCGCCGCCGCATCCCCTACGGCGGCTTCGTGTGGGAAGTCGATGAGTTCCTCGGCGCGAACGCCGGGCTGGTGGTGGCCGAGATCGAGCTGCCCTCGGAAGAGCAGGCCTTCGAGAAGCCGGACTGGGTGGGCGAGGAAGTGACCCACGACGTGCGCTACCTCAACTCCAACCTCATCAAACATCCATACTCCCGCTGGTAA
- a CDS encoding M14 family metallopeptidase — MPIKISQNFDSGAIEVVNADNAANIELKLRKDSHADIWQWFHFRVQGARGQALHMKVLNAGEATYAQGYENYNACASYDGENWFRVPTSFDGKVMTIRHTPDLDSCYYAYFEPYSWERHLRLLGEVAENPLARVHDIGSSVDGRDMNLVVIGDPKAEKKIWFIARQHPGESMAEWFIEGLIDALLDDANPIARKLLQRCVFYIVPNMNPDGSVRGNLRTNAAGANLNREWMTPTLERSPEVLCVKQKMHEVGIDMFFDIHGDENLPYNFVAGNEMLENFTPERMAAQKAFIERYKAASPDFQDAVGYPVSKYKEDMLTLASKYVGHHFGVLSLTLEMPFKDNADLPSPTVGWNGARSAALGMAILQPILLSLDD, encoded by the coding sequence ATGCCAATCAAAATCAGCCAGAACTTCGACTCGGGCGCCATCGAGGTGGTGAACGCGGACAATGCAGCCAACATCGAACTGAAACTGCGCAAGGATTCGCACGCCGACATCTGGCAGTGGTTCCACTTCCGCGTACAGGGCGCGCGCGGCCAGGCGCTTCACATGAAAGTGCTGAACGCTGGCGAGGCAACCTATGCGCAAGGCTACGAGAACTACAATGCCTGCGCGAGCTACGACGGCGAGAACTGGTTCCGCGTGCCCACCTCCTTCGACGGCAAGGTGATGACCATCCGCCATACGCCGGACCTGGACAGCTGCTACTACGCCTACTTCGAGCCCTACTCGTGGGAGCGCCACCTGCGCCTGCTGGGCGAAGTGGCCGAAAATCCCCTGGCGCGCGTGCACGATATCGGCTCCAGCGTCGATGGCCGCGACATGAACCTGGTGGTGATCGGCGACCCGAAAGCGGAAAAGAAGATCTGGTTCATCGCGCGCCAGCACCCGGGCGAATCGATGGCCGAGTGGTTCATCGAAGGCCTGATCGATGCGCTGCTGGACGACGCCAACCCCATCGCCCGCAAGCTGCTGCAGCGCTGCGTGTTCTACATCGTGCCGAACATGAATCCGGACGGTTCCGTGCGCGGCAACCTGCGCACCAATGCAGCGGGCGCGAACCTGAACCGAGAGTGGATGACGCCGACCCTGGAGCGTTCGCCGGAAGTGCTGTGCGTGAAGCAGAAGATGCACGAAGTGGGCATCGACATGTTCTTCGACATCCACGGCGACGAGAACCTGCCCTACAACTTCGTGGCCGGTAACGAGATGCTGGAGAACTTCACGCCGGAACGCATGGCGGCGCAGAAGGCCTTCATCGAGCGCTATAAGGCGGCCAGCCCGGACTTCCAGGACGCAGTGGGCTACCCGGTCAGCAAGTACAAGGAAGACATGCTCACGCTCGCATCCAAGTACGTGGGCCACCACTTCGGCGTGCTCTCGCTCACGCTGGAAATGCCCTTCAAGGACAACGCCGACCTGCCGTCGCCGACGGTGGGCTGGAACGGCGCGCGCAGCGCGGCGCTGGGCATGGCCATCCTGCAGCCCATCCTGCTGTCGCTGGACGACTGA
- a CDS encoding catalase, whose product MNPPITTASGIPVADDQNSASAGARGPLLLQDFHLIEKLQHFNRERIPERVVHAKGSGAYGTFTVTHDITRYTKAKLFSAIGKQTETFVRFSTVGGEKGSADTERDPRGFAARFYTEEGNWDLVGNNTPMFFIKDGIKFPDFIHTQKRCPRTNLKSPTMMFDFWSKAPESLHQVTMLFSDRGTPDGYRHMDGFGSHTYSLINEAGERVYVKWHLKTQQGIRNLSAADAVRIAGEDPDYAQRDLVNAIDRGDFPRWNVMLQVATEAELDAWSARTGWNPFDLTKVWPHGDFPLIPVGVFELNRNAVNYHAEVEQAALSPANIVPGMGFSPDKMLQARLFAYHDAQLYRVGTNHQHLPVNAARCPVHNHQRDGAMAINNGGSAQNYGTVAAGGAKREGLGHGEPPLALHGAAARYDGRGAEDDYTQAGNLFRLMPPQERQNLFDNLAGPMSQVSDEIILRQLGHFDRADPAYGAGVRAALKARGRNID is encoded by the coding sequence ATGAATCCGCCAATTACCACCGCCTCCGGCATCCCCGTTGCGGACGACCAGAATTCCGCCAGTGCCGGCGCGCGCGGCCCCCTGCTGCTGCAGGACTTTCACCTGATCGAAAAGCTCCAGCACTTCAACCGCGAGCGCATTCCCGAGCGCGTCGTCCATGCGAAAGGCTCCGGCGCCTACGGCACCTTCACCGTCACGCACGACATCACGCGCTACACCAAAGCGAAGCTGTTCTCCGCCATCGGCAAGCAGACCGAAACCTTCGTGCGCTTCTCCACCGTGGGCGGCGAGAAGGGCAGCGCAGATACGGAACGCGACCCGCGCGGCTTCGCGGCCCGCTTCTACACGGAAGAGGGCAATTGGGACCTCGTGGGCAATAACACGCCCATGTTCTTCATCAAGGACGGCATCAAGTTCCCGGATTTCATCCACACCCAGAAGCGCTGCCCGCGCACCAATCTGAAGTCACCCACAATGATGTTCGACTTCTGGAGCAAGGCGCCCGAAAGCCTGCACCAGGTGACAATGCTCTTCAGCGACCGCGGCACGCCGGACGGCTACCGCCACATGGACGGTTTCGGCAGCCACACCTATAGCCTGATCAACGAAGCTGGCGAGCGCGTGTACGTGAAGTGGCACCTGAAAACGCAGCAGGGTATCCGCAACCTGAGCGCGGCGGACGCGGTGCGTATTGCAGGCGAAGATCCCGACTACGCGCAGCGCGACCTGGTGAACGCCATCGACCGTGGCGACTTCCCGCGCTGGAATGTCATGCTGCAGGTGGCGACGGAGGCGGAGCTGGACGCATGGAGCGCCCGCACCGGCTGGAATCCCTTCGACCTCACCAAGGTCTGGCCGCACGGCGACTTCCCGCTCATTCCCGTGGGCGTGTTCGAGCTGAATCGCAATGCCGTGAACTACCACGCGGAAGTGGAGCAGGCCGCGCTGTCTCCGGCGAACATCGTGCCCGGCATGGGCTTCTCGCCGGACAAGATGCTGCAGGCCCGCCTGTTCGCCTATCACGACGCCCAGCTCTATCGCGTCGGCACCAACCACCAGCACCTGCCCGTGAACGCGGCGCGCTGCCCCGTGCATAACCACCAGCGCGATGGCGCAATGGCGATCAATAACGGCGGCTCGGCGCAGAACTACGGCACGGTGGCCGCGGGCGGCGCCAAACGGGAAGGCCTGGGCCATGGCGAACCGCCGCTGGCGCTGCATGGCGCGGCTGCGCGCTACGACGGCCGGGGCGCCGAGGACGACTACACGCAGGCAGGGAACCTGTTCCGCCTGATGCCGCCGCAGGAACGCCAGAACCTCTTCGACAACCTGGCAGGCCCCATGAGCCAGGTGAGCGACGAGATCATCCTGCGCCAGCTGGGCCACTTCGACAGGGCCGATCCCGCCTACGGCGCGGGCGTTCGCGCGGCGCTGAAAGCGCGCGGCCGCAACATCGACTGA